The Nostoc sp. PCC 7524 nucleotide sequence TTTTGTAATTCCCGGCGGTAAATATCGCCAGCTTGGTTTGTGGGTAAAGGCGCAGGTGTATTCCAAGTATTAGAATCTAGGGCAAAAAAATCAATGCCGCCGTAACGAAAACTGTAATAACGATTGGGTACACGGGTAAACTCTCCTGGTAGGTAATTGAGACACCGCCCTTTGTCAGTTTTACCGTTGTAGTGATTGTCTAAATGTTGGTGTAATTCTTCTGGTGTGGGAATTGCTGCGAGATAATCAATAAAAGCCCGTGCGTAAGCATCCCCTTGGTTAGAACCGTGCCAACCAATTTCAAAATCTTTGTAGCGTAGCATCCGCCGCAATCGCAGTGTACTACCTGTGAGCAACCGATACATGAAAGGTACATCATAGTAATCGTGATTGCCTAGGACTGGCAAAAACGGTAGATTAAATACCATGCGATCGTAGGCGATATTTTGAGGATGTTCACCACCTACAAGCAATTCCCGGTAAGGTTCGATAAAATTTGCCGGGTAATATTCATGGGAACCTACGACATAAATCACATCGCCAGTGTGCAGCACAAAACGGCAATCATCCTGATGAGCTAGCATCAGTTCCGCCACTAGCCTTTGGGGATGCGCCCCATAGTGAGATTTTGTCCCACTATCCCCAATTACTATAAACGAAAATTCGGGATGATCATCCAGGCGATCGCCTATTACCATCCGAGTTTGGTCAATACCTCGTTCTAAAATACTAGGATGCTTCCATCGCACCCTCTCCTTCATCTTTTGAATTTTTACAGGAATGGATGGTTCAGAAATCAATTTCATTGGTGATTGTCTCCCAGTGGTTGGTAGGTGTGTAGGGGGATGAGCTTTAGCTTCTCTTACGATGGCGTAAGCCTACCCGCAGGGTGGGGGATGAGGGGGATGAGGAAGATGAGGAAGAAACAGAAAACTATTGCCTATTGCAAGAGTGCCTATTGCCTATTCCTACTGATAGCCAGCCGCCTGTAACATAAATAATCTGGCATAAACTCCATCTTTTGCTAACAATTCCTCATGGGTTCCCTGTTCTACGACTTCCCCATTGTCAATTACTAGAATTTTGTCAGCCATCCTGACTGTTGAGAAGCGGTGAGATATCAAAAATACCATCTGATTTTGGGTGAGAGCGCGAAAATGATTAAAAATCTCAAACTCGGCTTGGGCATCTATGGCTGAGGTGGGTTCATCTAAGACTAAAATATCTGCCTGAGTCCGCATAAATGCACGGGCTAGGGCGATTTTCTGCCATTGTCCCCCGGATAATTCCTGTCCACTTTTGAACCATTTGCCTAGTTGTGTTTGGAACTGTTGGGGTAAGCGTTCAATAAAACTATTTGCCTTACCTTTTTGAGCAGCCGTTTGCCAATATGTTGTGTTGTTGATGTTGTCTACATCTCCCACACCGATATTTTCACCAACGGTGAACTGATAACGCACGAAGTTCTGAAAAATTACCCCAATGCGTCGGCGCAGCGCATCTACATTCCATTCTTGCAAATCTACGCCATCTAATAAAATTCTGCCGGAGTCTGGGGTATATAGTCGCGTCAGCAGTTTAATTAAGGTTGTCTTCCCAGAACCGTTTTCACCGACAATTGCTAGTTTTTCGCCGGGTTTTAAATGTAGGGAAATGTTTCTTAAAGCAGATTGGGAATTACTAGGATAGGTAAATGAGACATTTTCAAACCGGATACCATCTGCGGGATTGATACCTTTGGTGGCTTTACCTCTAGGTTTAATAACTTTTTCTTCTAGAAAATCGTAGAGGTTAGATAGATACAAGTTATCTTCATACATTCCCCCAATGGAAGTCAGGGCATTAGCAAAGGTAGATTGTCCTTGGCGAAACACGGTAAGATACATCGTCATGTCGCCTAAAGAAATTCTGCCCATCACTGTTTCTATAACAATCCAAGCGTAAGCGATGTAAAAAGCCGTGGTACTTACCAAACTTAACAGATATCCCCAGATTCCCCGGCGGATGGTTAAATCTCGGTCTTCGTTATAAAGTTGACTAAATACATGATGGTAACGTCCTAACAGCATTTCCCCCAGTTGATAGAGTTTGACTTCGGTGGCAAAGTCTTCTCTCGCCAGGAGATTTTCTATATAGTGCTGTTGGCGGGTTTCTGGCGCACGCCAACTAAATAGACGAAAGG carries:
- a CDS encoding ABC transporter ATP-binding protein; translation: MKSKKQRHPLRQSLAVFRYSGRAINLVWTTSHTLTMILASLTLLAGLLPAAIAYLGKLIVDAVVLASQGNVESNIYRPLLYVGLEAIAVALLAGSQRGLIICQSLLRVLLGQRVNVLILKKALTLDLAHFENSEFYDKLTNARREASIRPLSLVNRTFGLVQNALSLITYGVLLVNFSVWAVVVLIVAAMPAFIAETRFAGEAFRLFSWRAPETRQQHYIENLLAREDFATEVKLYQLGEMLLGRYHHVFSQLYNEDRDLTIRRGIWGYLLSLVSTTAFYIAYAWIVIETVMGRISLGDMTMYLTVFRQGQSTFANALTSIGGMYEDNLYLSNLYDFLEEKVIKPRGKATKGINPADGIRFENVSFTYPSNSQSALRNISLHLKPGEKLAIVGENGSGKTTLIKLLTRLYTPDSGRILLDGVDLQEWNVDALRRRIGVIFQNFVRYQFTVGENIGVGDVDNINNTTYWQTAAQKGKANSFIERLPQQFQTQLGKWFKSGQELSGGQWQKIALARAFMRTQADILVLDEPTSAIDAQAEFEIFNHFRALTQNQMVFLISHRFSTVRMADKILVIDNGEVVEQGTHEELLAKDGVYARLFMLQAAGYQ
- a CDS encoding metallophosphoesterase produces the protein MKLISEPSIPVKIQKMKERVRWKHPSILERGIDQTRMVIGDRLDDHPEFSFIVIGDSGTKSHYGAHPQRLVAELMLAHQDDCRFVLHTGDVIYVVGSHEYYPANFIEPYRELLVGGEHPQNIAYDRMVFNLPFLPVLGNHDYYDVPFMYRLLTGSTLRLRRMLRYKDFEIGWHGSNQGDAYARAFIDYLAAIPTPEELHQHLDNHYNGKTDKGRCLNYLPGEFTRVPNRYYSFRYGGIDFFALDSNTWNTPAPLPTNQAGDIYRRELQKRRQEIDKQEELILAECDKLNPNQPADAEQLDDFSAKLDQINEIKLDIEKQLASHNTPVIDWEQLDWLRQGLIESWHSAEVRGRILFFHHPPYVTEATKWDQAQTLAVRHRLRWVLNQVAETLGSLVQERPIVDLIFNGHAHCLEYLRTVDTGYADSHLNCIISGGSGRRPRRQRPEGTELMEIFHDNSPKSLRKVADSLLYVGRSGSGVEKRLSYSCVRIDVKDGKPPKFIVSPLVAERVGNEWLQHELAKFVI